In Porphyromonas cangingivalis, a genomic segment contains:
- a CDS encoding AAA family ATPase, whose protein sequence is MGKDMVMNPFVLGKYVSDRYFCDREEETAFLIKQIDNGRNVALVAARRMGKTGLIQHCFAQERVRERYHTFFVDIYATTSLAEFVYLLGKTIYEELKPKKTRWAEGFFQIVTSLRMGFRLDALTGEPTFDIGLGDIQTPQTTLDEIFEYLETADKPCIVAIDEFQQVGTYEGNSVEALLRTKIQRCKQTSFIFAGSKQHLMSNMFNSSSKPFYQSAITMGLDAIPMDVYADFAERLFAECGRLVDRVVVEKVYNLFGGATWFVQMMMNELFALTPEGGRCGLEKLEVARENIIQVQAHVYKDILARLAPKQKLVLQAIAREGEAQGVTSSAFIRKYNLSSASSVQAAMKSLIKHDLVVSEGESYRVYDHFFAEWLLREY, encoded by the coding sequence ATGGGAAAAGATATGGTCATGAACCCCTTTGTGTTGGGGAAATATGTTTCGGACAGGTATTTCTGTGATAGAGAAGAGGAGACAGCTTTTCTGATCAAGCAGATAGACAATGGTCGCAATGTTGCTCTTGTGGCGGCTCGTCGTATGGGAAAGACGGGGCTGATACAGCACTGTTTTGCGCAAGAACGAGTGAGGGAGCGTTACCATACTTTCTTTGTGGACATCTATGCAACGACATCATTGGCGGAGTTTGTGTATCTGCTCGGTAAGACAATATATGAGGAACTTAAACCCAAGAAAACCCGTTGGGCAGAGGGCTTTTTTCAGATTGTCACATCTTTGCGTATGGGGTTCAGGCTCGATGCCCTCACCGGAGAGCCGACATTCGATATCGGGCTTGGGGATATTCAGACACCACAGACTACCCTCGATGAGATCTTCGAGTATCTGGAGACTGCGGATAAGCCTTGTATTGTTGCAATCGATGAGTTTCAGCAGGTCGGGACTTATGAGGGTAATAGTGTGGAGGCACTCTTGCGCACTAAGATACAGCGTTGTAAGCAGACTTCTTTCATCTTTGCCGGTAGTAAGCAACATCTGATGAGTAATATGTTCAATTCGTCGTCGAAGCCCTTCTATCAGAGTGCTATTACCATGGGGCTTGACGCTATCCCGATGGATGTTTATGCCGATTTTGCGGAGCGTCTTTTTGCCGAATGTGGACGCTTGGTTGATAGAGTGGTTGTGGAGAAGGTGTACAACCTTTTTGGCGGAGCGACATGGTTTGTTCAGATGATGATGAATGAGCTTTTCGCTCTCACACCTGAGGGTGGTAGGTGTGGACTTGAGAAGTTGGAGGTCGCCCGAGAGAACATCATCCAAGTGCAGGCGCATGTCTATAAGGATATTTTGGCTCGTTTGGCTCCGAAGCAGAAGCTGGTCTTGCAGGCTATTGCTCGAGAGGGTGAAGCGCAAGGTGTGACTTCATCCGCTTTTATAAGAAAGTATAATCTTTCTTCGGCAAGTTCGGTGCAGGCAGCCATGAAGTCTCTCATTAAACATGACTTGGTCGTATCGGAGGGTGAGAGCTATCGGGTGTATGATCACTTCTTTGCCGAATGGTTGTTGAGAGAATACTGA
- a CDS encoding tyrosine-type recombinase/integrase, which translates to MKVQDIIEDFTAHLAYEKGASSHTLVAYRGDLLKWLRMQGIDPDDGEAVVRYINAVDKRMARKAVIGFAEQGDAPRTIHRRMSAIRGLYDYLLKQGEVKSNPFATVQPPKSRKSLPPFVDAATLTDHIETLYLFFEEGLEVGSSDVWNRLENAFITDLLFQTGMRRAELVSLTLPSIDMAQCQMKVLGKRKKERIIPFGALLLEKIKLYLRHRQEWNPLTDRLIVNSKGVPVNEGYVYAVVRRALAPLEQYTKKNPHVLRHSFASALLNDGADLMSVKELLGHESISTTAIYTHTTFEELKRMYNAHPRAKKETKS; encoded by the coding sequence ATGAAAGTACAAGATATCATAGAAGACTTCACTGCTCATTTGGCATATGAGAAGGGGGCTTCGTCTCATACTCTCGTTGCTTATCGGGGAGATCTCCTCAAGTGGTTGAGGATGCAGGGTATCGACCCTGATGATGGAGAAGCTGTGGTGAGGTACATCAATGCAGTGGATAAACGTATGGCACGCAAGGCTGTCATCGGATTTGCCGAGCAAGGGGATGCTCCTCGTACCATACATCGCAGGATGAGTGCCATCCGTGGGCTTTATGATTATCTACTTAAGCAGGGGGAGGTGAAGTCTAATCCCTTTGCGACCGTACAGCCTCCGAAAAGTCGTAAGAGTCTACCTCCATTTGTGGATGCTGCCACGCTTACTGATCATATCGAGACCTTGTACCTTTTTTTTGAGGAAGGTCTGGAGGTCGGCTCCTCAGATGTCTGGAATCGTCTGGAAAATGCTTTCATCACCGATCTTCTCTTTCAGACCGGTATGAGGCGTGCAGAGCTTGTTTCTTTGACCCTCCCGAGTATCGATATGGCACAGTGTCAGATGAAAGTCTTGGGAAAGCGAAAAAAGGAGCGAATTATACCTTTTGGGGCTTTGCTTCTTGAGAAAATAAAGTTATATTTGCGTCATAGGCAGGAGTGGAATCCTCTTACTGATCGCTTGATCGTCAACAGCAAAGGTGTGCCTGTCAATGAAGGGTATGTGTATGCGGTCGTGCGTCGGGCACTCGCTCCTTTGGAACAATACACCAAGAAGAATCCACACGTGTTGAGACATAGCTTTGCCTCGGCTCTCTTGAATGATGGCGCCGACCTTATGAGTGTAAAGGAGCTTTTGGGGCATGAGTCTATATCCACCACGGCAATCTATACTCACACCACGTTTGAGGAGCTCAAACGAATGTATAACGCTCATCCAAGAGCAAAAAAAGAAACGAAATCATGA
- the hpf gene encoding ribosome hibernation-promoting factor, HPF/YfiA family, giving the protein MKLRVQHTNFEATEKLIQYTEKKVGKLEKFYADIINAEVLLSVEKPETNHNKSAKITLVVKDDNLFAEKVADTFEEAVNQACEALEKQLDKYKDKVRGK; this is encoded by the coding sequence ATGAAACTAAGAGTACAACACACCAATTTTGAGGCGACTGAAAAATTGATCCAATATACAGAGAAGAAAGTCGGGAAGCTGGAGAAGTTCTATGCCGATATTATCAATGCTGAAGTGCTCCTTAGTGTGGAGAAGCCCGAAACGAACCATAATAAGTCTGCTAAGATCACTCTTGTTGTCAAGGATGATAATCTATTTGCCGAAAAGGTGGCCGATACTTTTGAAGAAGCTGTAAATCAGGCTTGCGAGGCTTTGGAGAAGCAGCTCGATAAGTATAAGGATAAGGTGAGAGGGAAATAA
- the tuf gene encoding elongation factor Tu, with product MAKEHFNRTKPHVNIGTIGHVDHGKTTLTAAITTVLAKKGLSELRSFDSIDNAPEEKERGITINTSHVEYETANRHYAHVDCPGHADYVKNMVTGAAQMDGAIIVVAATDGPMPQTREHILLARQVNVPRLVVFMNKCDMVEDEEMLELVEMEMRELLSFYEFDGDNTPFIRGSALGALNGEAKWEDKIMELMEAADTWIPLPPRDIDKPFLMPVEDVFSITGRGTVATGRIETGIIHTGDEVQIIGLGAEGMKSVVTGVEMFRKILDEGQAGDNVGLLLRGIDKNEIKRGMVICKPGQVKPHSRFKAEVYILKKEEGGRHTPFHNKYRPQFYIRTLDVTGEITLPEGTEMVMPGDNVSITVDLIYPVACNIGLRFAIREGGRTVGAGQITELLD from the coding sequence ATGGCAAAAGAACATTTTAACAGGACGAAACCGCACGTGAACATCGGTACCATCGGTCACGTGGACCACGGTAAGACTACCTTGACTGCTGCGATCACAACAGTGCTTGCTAAGAAGGGTCTCTCGGAATTGCGTTCATTCGATTCTATCGACAACGCTCCAGAAGAAAAGGAAAGAGGTATCACAATCAACACTTCACACGTTGAGTACGAAACTGCTAACCGCCACTACGCTCACGTTGACTGTCCAGGTCACGCCGACTACGTAAAGAACATGGTTACCGGTGCTGCTCAGATGGACGGTGCTATCATCGTAGTTGCTGCTACTGATGGTCCTATGCCTCAGACTCGTGAGCACATCCTTCTTGCTCGTCAGGTGAACGTGCCACGCCTTGTTGTATTCATGAACAAGTGTGACATGGTCGAAGATGAGGAAATGCTTGAGCTTGTTGAAATGGAAATGCGTGAGCTGCTCTCATTCTATGAGTTCGATGGCGATAATACTCCATTCATCCGCGGTTCTGCTCTTGGTGCACTCAACGGTGAGGCTAAGTGGGAAGACAAGATCATGGAGCTTATGGAAGCTGCTGATACATGGATTCCACTTCCTCCACGTGACATCGATAAGCCATTCTTGATGCCAGTTGAAGACGTGTTCTCTATCACAGGTCGTGGTACTGTAGCAACAGGTCGTATCGAAACCGGTATCATCCACACAGGTGACGAAGTTCAGATCATCGGTCTTGGTGCTGAAGGTATGAAGTCAGTTGTAACCGGTGTTGAAATGTTCCGCAAGATTCTTGATGAAGGTCAAGCCGGTGACAACGTAGGTCTTCTCCTCCGTGGTATCGATAAGAACGAAATCAAGAGAGGTATGGTTATCTGTAAGCCAGGTCAGGTGAAGCCACACTCAAGATTTAAGGCTGAGGTCTATATCTTGAAGAAAGAAGAAGGTGGTCGTCACACTCCATTCCACAACAAGTACCGTCCACAGTTCTACATCCGTACGCTTGACGTGACAGGTGAGATCACTCTTCCTGAAGGTACTGAAATGGTAATGCCAGGTGATAACGTATCTATCACAGTAGATCTTATCTATCCGGTAGCATGTAACATAGGTCTTCGTTTCGCTATTCGTGAAGGTGGACGTACTGTAGGTGCCGGTCAGATCACAGAACTATTAGACTAA
- the secE gene encoding preprotein translocase subunit SecE, producing MANPNAIEKKNVFVRLSSYLGECYNELRYKVSWPTAKELSNSAVIVLIASLIMSAFVFLVDQGFEVIIKQIYKLII from the coding sequence ATGGCTAATCCTAACGCTATAGAAAAGAAAAACGTCTTTGTGAGATTGTCTTCTTACTTAGGCGAGTGCTATAATGAACTTCGATACAAAGTATCATGGCCAACAGCTAAGGAGCTTTCGAACAGTGCTGTCATTGTTTTGATTGCTTCCCTAATCATGTCGGCATTCGTCTTCCTTGTGGACCAGGGATTCGAAGTCATCATCAAGCAGATCTATAAACTAATCATCTGA
- the nusG gene encoding transcription termination/antitermination protein NusG, translated as MSNNNQRHYYVLRTVNGKELQVKEYIEKEMKHTDLGQYVSDILIPMERTYQIRNGKKVSKDRPYYPGYVFVQAELVGEVQHRLRSTPNVLGFLEANPDPAPLRPSEVKRMLGVMDKLTEQEEEFDLEFFVGEKVKVAFGPFAGFFGEITEVQNEKKKLKLLVKVFGRETLMEVDFMQVEKEN; from the coding sequence ATGTCTAACAATAATCAGAGGCATTACTATGTGCTCCGTACCGTCAATGGTAAGGAGTTGCAGGTAAAGGAGTATATAGAGAAAGAGATGAAGCACACTGACCTCGGGCAGTATGTGAGCGACATCCTTATCCCCATGGAGCGTACCTATCAGATACGCAATGGGAAGAAGGTTTCGAAAGATCGTCCATACTATCCGGGCTATGTCTTTGTCCAAGCTGAGCTCGTAGGTGAGGTGCAACATCGCCTGCGTTCGACTCCGAATGTTTTGGGCTTTCTCGAAGCTAATCCGGATCCCGCTCCTCTTCGCCCTTCGGAGGTGAAGCGTATGTTGGGAGTCATGGATAAGCTGACAGAGCAAGAGGAAGAGTTCGACTTGGAGTTCTTCGTCGGTGAAAAAGTAAAAGTAGCCTTCGGTCCTTTCGCCGGATTTTTCGGAGAGATCACTGAGGTGCAAAATGAAAAGAAGAAACTCAAGCTCCTCGTCAAAGTGTTCGGTCGTGAGACACTTATGGAAGTTGATTTTATGCAAGTGGAGAAAGAGAACTAA
- the rplK gene encoding 50S ribosomal protein L11 has translation MAKEIAGQIKLQIKGGAANPSPPVGPALGAKGVNIMEFCKQFNARTQDKAGKVLPVIITYYSDKSFDFIVKTPPVAVQLLEKAKKKSGSAEPNRKKVATLTWDDVKSIAEDKMVDLNCFTLAAAMRLVAGTARSMGISIKGTFPENI, from the coding sequence ATGGCAAAAGAAATTGCTGGACAAATCAAACTGCAAATTAAAGGTGGGGCAGCAAACCCTTCTCCTCCTGTAGGCCCTGCACTTGGTGCTAAAGGGGTTAATATCATGGAGTTTTGCAAGCAATTCAACGCCAGAACCCAAGACAAAGCCGGAAAGGTTCTTCCTGTAATCATTACTTATTACAGCGATAAATCTTTCGACTTTATTGTCAAGACTCCTCCTGTAGCTGTCCAACTCCTTGAGAAAGCTAAGAAGAAATCCGGGTCAGCAGAGCCTAACCGTAAAAAGGTGGCTACATTGACATGGGATGACGTGAAGAGCATCGCTGAGGATAAGATGGTAGACCTTAACTGCTTTACGCTGGCTGCTGCTATGCGTCTTGTAGCAGGTACTGCAAGGAGTATGGGTATCAGTATCAAGGGAACTTTCCCAGAAAATATCTAA
- the rplA gene encoding 50S ribosomal protein L1 produces the protein MSKLTKNQKIALSKIEPGKVYSLKEASSLVKEITTTKFDASVDVDVRLGVDPRKANQMVRGVVSLPHGTGKEVRVLALCTPDKEEEAKAAGADFVGLDEYIEKIKGGWTDVDVIITMPAIMGKIGALGRVLGPRGLMPNPKSGTVTNDVAAAVTEIKQGKIDFKVDKAGIVHASIGKVSFSPEKIAENAKEFVNTLIKLKPAAAKGTYVKSIFLSSTMSFGIKIDPKSIDEI, from the coding sequence ATGAGCAAACTGACAAAAAATCAAAAGATTGCTTTGAGTAAGATCGAGCCAGGGAAAGTCTACTCTCTTAAGGAAGCATCATCATTAGTAAAGGAAATTACTACCACAAAGTTTGATGCCTCTGTTGATGTAGATGTTCGCTTGGGCGTTGATCCTCGTAAAGCCAACCAAATGGTCAGAGGCGTTGTGTCTCTCCCACATGGTACTGGTAAGGAGGTAAGAGTATTGGCTCTATGTACTCCTGACAAGGAAGAAGAAGCTAAGGCTGCTGGTGCAGACTTTGTTGGTCTCGATGAATATATCGAAAAGATCAAAGGTGGATGGACAGACGTTGATGTCATCATCACTATGCCTGCTATCATGGGTAAGATCGGTGCTTTGGGTCGTGTACTCGGTCCAAGAGGTCTCATGCCTAACCCAAAGAGCGGTACAGTGACTAACGATGTCGCTGCGGCTGTCACTGAAATCAAGCAAGGTAAGATCGACTTCAAGGTCGATAAGGCCGGTATCGTACACGCATCTATTGGTAAGGTGTCTTTCTCTCCCGAGAAGATCGCTGAGAATGCAAAGGAGTTTGTTAACACTTTGATCAAGCTCAAACCAGCAGCTGCAAAGGGTACTTATGTTAAGAGTATCTTTCTTTCAAGTACTATGAGTTTTGGTATCAAGATTGATCCAAAATCAATTGACGAAATTTAA
- the rplJ gene encoding 50S ribosomal protein L10 — translation MKKEDKVLVVEKLVELIGKYPHVYLTDIEALPADKTSELRRECFKSEVKLMVVKNSLLRLAMSQVNEEAFAPLFPLLKGNTAVMFAETANVPAKVIKNFTKNEKKGEGKPQLKGAYVQESIYVGPENLEALVNIKSKEELIADVVALLQSPAKNVISALQSGGNTIHGVLQTLQERN, via the coding sequence ATGAAAAAGGAAGATAAAGTATTAGTAGTAGAGAAGCTTGTCGAGTTGATAGGTAAATATCCACATGTCTACCTTACAGACATCGAAGCTCTCCCAGCTGATAAGACAAGTGAGCTCCGTAGAGAGTGTTTCAAGAGTGAGGTGAAGTTGATGGTAGTGAAGAATTCACTCCTCCGCCTTGCGATGTCACAAGTCAATGAAGAAGCATTTGCGCCTCTCTTCCCTCTCCTAAAGGGTAACACCGCAGTTATGTTCGCTGAAACAGCTAACGTGCCTGCTAAGGTGATCAAGAACTTTACGAAGAACGAAAAGAAAGGTGAAGGAAAGCCTCAACTCAAGGGTGCGTATGTACAGGAAAGTATCTACGTCGGTCCAGAGAACTTGGAGGCCTTGGTAAATATCAAGAGCAAGGAAGAACTCATCGCAGACGTTGTTGCACTTTTGCAATCTCCTGCGAAGAATGTTATCTCTGCACTTCAATCCGGTGGCAACACCATCCATGGGGTTTTACAAACTCTACAAGAGCGTAATTAA
- the rplL gene encoding 50S ribosomal protein L7/L12, which yields MADIKAIAEQLVNLTVKEVSELATILKEEYGIEPAAAAVAVAAGPAAAGEAAEEKTSFDVILKSAGAAKLQVVKAVKEHCGLGLKEAKDIVDGAPSTVKEGVDKATADALKAALEEAGAEVELK from the coding sequence ATGGCCGATATCAAAGCTATTGCTGAACAACTAGTAAACCTAACTGTAAAAGAAGTTAGCGAACTCGCTACTATCCTTAAGGAAGAGTATGGCATCGAACCAGCTGCTGCAGCAGTTGCTGTCGCTGCAGGTCCTGCTGCTGCAGGTGAAGCTGCTGAAGAAAAGACTTCTTTCGACGTAATCCTTAAGTCTGCAGGTGCTGCAAAGCTCCAAGTCGTAAAGGCAGTTAAGGAACACTGTGGTCTTGGTCTTAAGGAAGCTAAGGACATCGTAGACGGCGCTCCTTCAACAGTTAAGGAAGGTGTAGACAAGGCTACAGCTGATGCTCTCAAGGCAGCTCTAGAAGAAGCAGGCGCAGAGGTTGAACTTAAGTAA
- the rpoB gene encoding DNA-directed RNA polymerase subunit beta: MSSHNPTQRVNFASIKNPMEYPDFLDVQLKSFKDFLQLDTPPEKRKKEGLYKVFAENFPIHDTRNNFVLEFLDYYIDPPRYTLDECISRGLTYNVPLKAKMKLYCTDPEHEDFETVIQDVYLGPIPYMTESGTFIINGAERVVVSQMHRSPGVFFSESVHPNGTKLFSARIIPFKGSWIEFATDINNVMYAYIDRKKKLPVTTLLRAIGFETDKDILNLFGIAEEVKVSKSNLKKYYGRKIAARVLNSWIEDLVDEETGEVVSMERYDVIVDRDELLTEDNVDQIIESGAKNILITKDDSELGLDYSVITNTLQKDPSNSEKEAVYHIYKQLRNQDPVDDASAREVINSLFFSEKRYDLGDVGRYRINKKLGINIDEETKVLTTEDITAIIAHLVELKNSKQVVDDIDHLSNRRVRTVGEQLYNQFGIGLARMARTVRERMNVRDNEVFTPIDLINAKTISSVVNSFFGTNALSQFMDQTNPLAEITHKRRLSALGPGGLSRDRAGFEVRDVHYTHYGRLCPIETPEGPNIGLISSLCVYAKINDLGFISTPYRKVVDGKVDFSENGVEYYTAEAEEDKTVAQGNAPLDENGKFIKDAVKARYGSDFPVVSPSEIDLMDVSPIQIASIAASLIPFLEHDDANRALMGSNMMRQAVPLIHSDAPIVGTGVEQKLVHDSRTQIVAEGAGTVEFVDASVIKIRYDRSEDDTFVSFEDNLKIYNLPKFRKTNQSTTIDLRPICRKGDRVEKGDILTEGYSTENGELALGRNVQVAYMPWKGYNYEDAIVLNERMVREDIFTSVHVDEYILEVRETKRGLEELTSDIPNVSEEATKDLDDRGIIRVGARVHPGDILIGKITPKGESDPTPEEKLLHAIFGDKAGDVKDASLKANPSLSGVVIKTHLFSKAMHSKKDKGGVREIVKKLDEEMEENLAELRELMLKKLIQLTDNKLSNGIRNFEDTEIVPKGVKLTPAVCSKIEFGEVAIFNWTGDEHTDELVAKLISNYLRKAKEIESEYRRKKFDATIGDELPNGIIQIAKVLIAKKRKIQVGDKMAGRHGNKGIVSKIVRQEDMPFMEDGTPMDLCLNPLGVPSRMNLGQIFEAVLGWAGRRLDVKFATPIFDGASLDDLDQWTDKAGIPRYGKTYLYDGGTGEQFDQPATVGVTYFLKLGHMVDDKMHARSIGPYSLITQQPLGGKAQFGGQRFGEMEVWALEAYGAAHVLQEMLTIKSDDVVGRSKAYEAIVKGAPMPTPGIPESLNVLLHELKGLGLSFCME; this comes from the coding sequence ATGTCCTCACATAATCCTACACAAAGAGTAAACTTTGCATCGATTAAGAATCCAATGGAGTATCCTGACTTCTTGGATGTGCAGCTGAAGTCTTTCAAGGATTTTCTTCAGCTTGATACACCTCCCGAGAAGAGAAAAAAGGAGGGACTCTACAAGGTCTTTGCAGAGAATTTTCCAATCCACGATACGAGAAATAACTTTGTTCTTGAGTTTTTGGACTATTACATAGATCCTCCAAGGTATACTCTCGATGAGTGTATTTCGAGGGGATTGACGTACAATGTCCCTCTCAAGGCTAAGATGAAACTCTATTGTACGGATCCTGAGCATGAGGACTTCGAAACGGTAATACAGGATGTGTATCTCGGTCCTATACCTTATATGACCGAGTCCGGTACGTTCATCATCAATGGTGCTGAACGTGTTGTCGTATCTCAGATGCACCGTTCGCCCGGTGTGTTCTTCAGTGAGAGCGTGCATCCAAACGGGACAAAGCTTTTCTCTGCCCGTATCATCCCATTCAAGGGGTCTTGGATCGAGTTTGCGACAGACATCAATAATGTCATGTACGCTTACATCGACCGTAAGAAAAAGTTGCCGGTGACTACACTCCTCCGTGCAATAGGTTTTGAAACAGATAAGGACATACTCAACCTCTTCGGTATCGCTGAAGAAGTCAAGGTGAGTAAGTCTAATCTAAAGAAGTACTACGGGCGCAAAATTGCCGCTCGTGTGCTTAACTCATGGATCGAGGATCTTGTGGATGAGGAGACCGGTGAAGTGGTCTCTATGGAACGCTATGATGTCATCGTCGATCGTGATGAACTCCTTACCGAAGATAATGTGGATCAGATCATCGAGTCCGGCGCAAAGAATATCCTTATCACCAAGGATGACAGTGAGCTTGGTCTGGACTATTCGGTAATCACAAATACGCTACAAAAGGACCCTTCTAACTCTGAAAAAGAAGCGGTATATCATATATATAAGCAACTTCGTAATCAGGATCCTGTTGATGATGCTTCGGCAAGAGAAGTGATCAACAGCTTGTTCTTCTCTGAAAAGAGATATGACCTTGGTGATGTCGGTCGTTATCGTATCAACAAGAAGCTCGGTATCAACATCGATGAGGAGACCAAAGTCTTGACTACAGAGGATATCACTGCGATCATTGCTCATCTCGTAGAGTTGAAGAACAGCAAGCAGGTCGTCGATGATATCGACCACTTGAGTAACCGTCGTGTACGTACTGTGGGCGAACAGCTCTACAACCAGTTCGGCATCGGTCTTGCTCGTATGGCTCGTACAGTGAGAGAGCGTATGAACGTCAGAGACAACGAAGTCTTCACTCCGATCGACTTGATCAATGCGAAGACAATTTCTTCTGTTGTCAATTCATTCTTTGGTACGAATGCTCTTTCTCAGTTTATGGATCAGACTAACCCATTGGCTGAGATCACACACAAGAGACGTCTGTCAGCCCTTGGTCCCGGTGGTTTGAGCCGTGACCGTGCTGGTTTCGAGGTTCGTGACGTACACTATACGCACTATGGTCGTCTCTGTCCTATCGAGACTCCTGAAGGACCAAACATCGGTCTGATTTCCTCTCTCTGTGTCTATGCTAAGATCAACGACCTTGGATTTATCTCCACCCCTTATCGTAAGGTGGTCGATGGTAAGGTCGACTTCTCGGAGAATGGAGTCGAATACTATACTGCAGAAGCGGAAGAGGACAAGACTGTCGCACAGGGTAATGCTCCACTTGACGAAAATGGTAAGTTCATCAAGGATGCTGTCAAGGCAAGATATGGCTCAGACTTCCCTGTGGTGTCTCCATCAGAGATCGACTTGATGGACGTTTCTCCTATACAGATTGCTTCTATCGCAGCATCTCTTATCCCATTCCTTGAGCACGACGATGCTAACCGTGCACTCATGGGATCGAACATGATGCGTCAAGCTGTGCCACTTATCCATAGTGATGCTCCTATCGTAGGTACAGGTGTCGAACAAAAACTTGTACATGACTCTCGTACACAGATAGTCGCAGAGGGTGCAGGTACAGTTGAGTTTGTGGATGCTTCTGTGATCAAGATCAGATATGATCGTTCAGAAGATGATACATTTGTCAGCTTCGAGGACAATCTCAAAATATACAACCTTCCGAAGTTCCGCAAAACCAATCAAAGCACCACCATTGACTTGAGACCTATTTGTCGTAAGGGCGACAGAGTGGAGAAGGGGGATATCCTTACCGAAGGATATTCGACCGAAAATGGAGAGTTGGCTCTTGGACGTAATGTGCAGGTGGCTTATATGCCTTGGAAGGGGTATAACTATGAGGATGCTATCGTGCTCAACGAACGCATGGTACGTGAAGATATCTTTACTTCGGTACACGTGGACGAGTACATCTTGGAGGTGCGTGAGACAAAACGTGGGCTCGAAGAACTCACTTCGGATATCCCTAATGTCAGCGAGGAGGCTACAAAAGACCTCGATGACAGAGGTATCATCCGTGTCGGTGCTCGTGTACATCCCGGAGACATCCTTATCGGTAAGATCACTCCTAAGGGAGAGTCCGATCCTACTCCGGAGGAAAAGCTTCTGCATGCGATCTTCGGCGATAAGGCCGGTGATGTTAAGGACGCTTCTCTCAAGGCGAACCCTTCTCTAAGTGGTGTTGTCATCAAGACCCACCTCTTCTCAAAGGCTATGCACAGTAAGAAGGATAAGGGTGGCGTCCGTGAAATCGTCAAGAAGCTTGACGAGGAGATGGAGGAAAATCTTGCTGAATTGAGAGAGCTCATGCTCAAGAAACTCATTCAGCTTACAGATAATAAGTTGTCCAACGGTATTCGTAACTTCGAAGACACCGAGATTGTTCCAAAGGGTGTAAAGTTGACCCCTGCTGTGTGCTCAAAGATTGAGTTTGGCGAAGTGGCAATCTTCAACTGGACCGGTGATGAGCATACCGATGAACTCGTGGCGAAACTTATCTCCAATTACTTGCGTAAGGCTAAGGAGATAGAGTCTGAGTACAGACGTAAGAAGTTTGATGCAACCATCGGTGACGAACTCCCCAATGGTATCATCCAGATCGCTAAGGTGCTTATAGCTAAGAAGCGTAAGATCCAGGTCGGTGACAAGATGGCGGGACGTCACGGTAACAAGGGTATTGTATCCAAAATCGTCCGTCAGGAGGATATGCCATTTATGGAAGATGGTACTCCTATGGACTTGTGTCTCAATCCACTTGGTGTGCCTTCGCGTATGAACCTCGGACAGATTTTTGAGGCTGTCCTCGGATGGGCAGGCCGCCGTCTTGATGTGAAGTTTGCTACTCCGATCTTTGATGGGGCTTCGCTCGATGATTTGGATCAGTGGACAGACAAGGCCGGCATCCCACGTTATGGTAAGACCTATCTGTACGATGGAGGTACAGGCGAACAGTTTGACCAGCCTGCGACTGTCGGTGTGACATACTTCTTGAAGCTTGGGCACATGGTCGACGACAAGATGCACGCGAGATCTATCGGTCCTTACTCTCTCATCACTCAGCAGCCTCTCGGTGGTAAAGCACAGTTCGGGGGCCAGCGTTTCGGAGAGATGGAGGTTTGGGCCCTTGAAGCTTACGGAGCTGCACACGTCCTTCAGGAGATGTTGACCATCAAGAGTGACGATGTCGTAGGGCGTTCGAAAGCTTACGAGGCTATCGTCAAGGGTGCTCCCATGCCTACACCGGGCATTCCTGAGTCTCTCAATGTCCTCCTACACGAGCTCAAAGGTCTTGGTCTAAGCTTCTGTATGGAGTAA